Sequence from the Pseudocalidococcus azoricus BACA0444 genome:
CGTAGGCAATTCCAGCCACAGAACGGGGATCATTGCCAGGTCTGGGGGATCGCAGCAGTCCTGATGCCCTGAGTTTAGCAACGGTATGGTCATTTGTGCCGCCCGCGACTTGAACAAATCCCGGTAAATGTTGGCTTAGGACTTTTTCTGACAACTTGACACAGGCCCGAGTTGCGCCATCGCCAATATCGCCACTCATCGGCCGGCCATCGGTTTGCCAAATTAAAGCACAGGGTAAGGGGGAAATTAGCTCAAAAATCCAGGCCAAATACTCTTGTAATCCTTCACCATCCGGGCAACTAATCGCAAGGACGTTTAAGTAGGGAATAAACTCCTTCACCTGCTGCCATAGCTCTAAAAATGCCGCCGTTTCCCCAGGCCGGGTATGTAACTCTAGGGCTTGGACTTGGCCTGCACGAATCAAGGGTTTGATCAGACTCGGATCAGCAGGTTGGGAATCCGTCAGAATATGCCCCAACGGACACACGGGTAAACACCGCCCACAGCCATAACAGCGCGACCGAATTACCCCTAGTTCGGGATACTTAGCTAAATCAAAGGAAATCGCC
This genomic interval carries:
- the ldpA gene encoding circadian clock protein LdpA, with the protein product MPFSTTPLDSLHCGQWCKLITGASFQDLPQIHHLALAYSLAGVDCLDVAADPAVITAALEGVESALTHNPELIRPFLMVSLNAGEDPHFRKATFDPQACPSDCPRPCVSICPAAAISFDLAKYPELGVIRSRCYGCGRCLPVCPLGHILTDSQPADPSLIKPLIRAGQVQALELHTRPGETAAFLELWQQVKEFIPYLNVLAISCPDGEGLQEYLAWIFELISPLPCALIWQTDGRPMSGDIGDGATRACVKLSEKVLSQHLPGFVQVAGGTNDHTVAKLRASGLLRSPRPGNDPRSVAGIAYGSYARSLLAEFQKEGLAWSEAPDLLNAAVTVAQSLVHQIKSPPHHG